A region from the Curtobacterium sp. MCBA15_012 genome encodes:
- a CDS encoding CarD family transcriptional regulator, translating to MQFEVGETVVYPHHGAATISEVKTRVIKGEEKVYLKLRVTQGDLTIEVPADNVDLVGVRDVIGKEGLDKVFEVLRAPFTEEPTNWSRRYKANLEKLASGDVIKVSEVVRDLWRRDQDRGLSAGEKRMLAKARQILISELALAEKTDEDKASTVLDEVLAS from the coding sequence ATGCAATTCGAGGTCGGCGAGACCGTCGTCTACCCCCACCACGGGGCGGCAACCATCTCTGAAGTGAAGACTCGCGTCATCAAGGGCGAGGAGAAGGTCTACCTGAAGCTCCGCGTCACGCAGGGCGACCTGACGATCGAGGTCCCGGCGGACAACGTCGACCTGGTCGGCGTCCGCGACGTGATCGGCAAGGAAGGCCTCGACAAGGTCTTCGAGGTCCTGCGGGCACCGTTCACCGAGGAACCGACCAACTGGTCGCGTCGCTACAAGGCGAACCTCGAGAAGCTCGCTTCCGGTGACGTCATCAAGGTGTCCGAGGTCGTCCGCGACCTGTGGCGCCGTGACCAGGACCGCGGGCTCTCCGCCGGTGAGAAGCGCATGCTGGCCAAGGCCCGGCAGATCCTCATCTCCGAGCTCGCCCTGGCCGAGAAGACCGACGAGGACAAGGCATCGACCGTCCTCGACGAGGTCCTCGCCTCGTAG
- a CDS encoding response regulator transcription factor — MTKILIVDDEPALSEPLEFLLQREGYETAVAADGITALSKFDAESPDLVLLDLMLPGLSGTEVCRQIRTRSNVPIIMLTAKDSEVDIVVGLELGADDYVTKPYSTRELLARLRAVLRRRTEDDPGDSGILQVGGIRMDVERHTVSVDGSETPMPLKEFELLELLLRNAGRVLTRGQLIDRVWGSDYFGDTKTLDVHIKRIRSKIERVPSTPEILVTVRGLGYRIEG; from the coding sequence GTGACCAAGATCCTCATCGTCGACGACGAGCCGGCCCTGAGCGAGCCCCTGGAGTTCCTGCTGCAGCGGGAGGGGTACGAGACGGCCGTCGCGGCCGACGGCATCACCGCGCTGTCGAAGTTCGACGCCGAGAGCCCGGACCTCGTGCTGCTCGACCTCATGCTGCCGGGCCTGAGCGGCACCGAGGTGTGCCGGCAGATCCGGACGCGCTCGAACGTGCCGATCATCATGCTGACCGCGAAGGACTCCGAGGTGGACATCGTCGTCGGGCTCGAGCTCGGCGCCGACGACTACGTCACGAAGCCGTACTCGACGCGCGAGCTGCTGGCGCGCCTCCGTGCGGTGCTGCGCCGTCGCACCGAGGACGACCCGGGCGACAGCGGCATCCTGCAGGTCGGGGGCATCCGGATGGACGTCGAGCGGCACACGGTGTCGGTGGACGGCTCCGAGACGCCGATGCCGCTCAAGGAGTTCGAGCTCCTCGAACTGCTCCTCCGCAACGCCGGTCGGGTGCTCACCCGTGGGCAGCTCATCGACCGGGTCTGGGGCTCCGACTACTTCGGCGACACCAAGACGCTCGACGTGCACATCAAGCGGATCCGCTCGAAGATCGAGCGTGTGCCGAGCACGCCCGAGATCCTGGTGACCGTGCGCGGTCTCGGCTACCGCATCGAGGGCTGA
- a CDS encoding cell wall metabolism sensor histidine kinase WalK, with product MDNAWLVPLSMLLGGVFGAGVVVLVITAERTARAADVAERTLPDGVAAVIATMHNPAVVVDPSNTVVAASPQALTVGLVVRRKLVHRELADLVDRVRRSGEMASEDLELSRGRGSDQIGYLSFRAAQLGNRYVLVTADDLTESRRIDEVRRDFVANISHELKTPIGAIGLLAETLVVAADDPEHVKKFASQLITESERLGALTKDIIELSRLQSVDTLENSEETGIDKIVQAAVDANEVVARARDIEIVRAKRSKLRVMGDPVLLQVAVSNLIANAVKYSPDHTRVGVGVRSAKGFVEIAVTDQGVGIPEADLDRVFERFYRVDPARSRATGGTGLGLAIVKHVVGNHGGDVRVWSQPGKGSTFTIRLPEADPELTTALEEQLEEQPS from the coding sequence ATGGACAACGCGTGGCTCGTGCCACTGTCGATGCTCCTCGGCGGGGTCTTCGGCGCGGGTGTGGTGGTGCTGGTCATCACCGCCGAGCGCACGGCCCGGGCAGCCGACGTGGCGGAACGCACCCTGCCCGACGGCGTCGCCGCGGTCATCGCCACGATGCACAACCCGGCCGTGGTCGTCGACCCCTCGAACACGGTCGTGGCCGCGTCGCCGCAGGCACTGACGGTCGGACTCGTCGTGCGCCGCAAGCTCGTGCACCGCGAGCTCGCCGACCTGGTCGACCGGGTGCGCCGGAGCGGGGAGATGGCGTCGGAGGACCTCGAGCTCTCCCGCGGACGGGGCAGCGACCAGATCGGCTACCTCAGCTTCCGCGCGGCCCAGCTCGGCAACCGGTACGTGCTCGTCACCGCGGACGACCTGACCGAGAGCCGGCGCATCGACGAGGTCCGACGGGACTTCGTGGCGAACATCTCGCACGAGCTGAAGACCCCGATCGGTGCCATCGGTCTGCTCGCCGAGACCCTCGTGGTCGCGGCCGACGACCCCGAGCACGTGAAGAAGTTCGCCTCGCAGCTCATCACCGAGTCGGAGCGCCTGGGTGCCCTGACGAAGGACATCATCGAGCTCTCCCGCCTGCAGTCCGTCGACACGCTCGAGAACAGCGAGGAGACCGGCATCGACAAGATCGTGCAGGCCGCCGTCGACGCGAACGAGGTCGTCGCCCGCGCCCGCGACATCGAGATCGTCCGGGCGAAGCGCTCGAAGCTCCGCGTGATGGGCGACCCCGTGCTCCTGCAGGTGGCCGTGTCGAACCTCATCGCCAACGCGGTGAAGTACTCGCCGGACCACACCCGCGTCGGCGTCGGCGTCCGCTCGGCGAAGGGGTTCGTCGAGATCGCCGTCACCGACCAGGGCGTCGGCATCCCCGAGGCCGACCTCGACCGCGTGTTCGAGCGGTTCTACCGCGTCGACCCGGCGCGGTCGCGCGCGACCGGGGGCACCGGCCTCGGTCTCGCCATCGTCAAGCACGTCGTCGGCAACCACGGCGGCGACGTGCGCGTGTGGTCGCAGCCCGGCAAGGGCTCGACCTTCACGATCCGCCTGCCCGAGGCGGATCCCGAACTCACCACCGCACTCGAAGAGCAACTGGAAGAGCAGCCATCGTGA
- the phoU gene encoding phosphate signaling complex protein PhoU produces MREVFQQELQDVQERLTEIAGLVESAITRATQAFSESDVALAEEVIADDAKIDAAANSLDEIAIDILARQAPVARDLRVVVTALRVSSSLERMGDMAEHIAQLARQRFPEKVVPKGLRGTFKQMGAHDVAMAQKLTRLLATEDIALSAEIRDEDDQVDELHASVFDFVLGETWKGNPIDTVDATLASRYHERFADHAVSIAKKVEYLATGDWTGAASVTVSPA; encoded by the coding sequence ATGCGCGAAGTCTTCCAGCAGGAACTCCAGGACGTCCAAGAGCGTCTGACCGAGATCGCCGGGCTCGTCGAGTCCGCCATCACCCGAGCGACCCAGGCGTTCAGCGAGTCCGACGTCGCGCTGGCCGAGGAGGTCATCGCCGACGACGCGAAGATCGACGCGGCGGCGAACAGCCTCGACGAGATCGCGATCGACATCCTGGCCCGCCAGGCACCGGTGGCCCGCGACCTCCGTGTCGTCGTCACCGCACTGCGCGTCAGTTCCTCGCTCGAGCGCATGGGCGACATGGCCGAGCACATCGCCCAGCTCGCCCGCCAGCGCTTCCCCGAGAAGGTCGTGCCGAAGGGCCTCCGCGGCACGTTCAAGCAGATGGGCGCGCACGACGTCGCGATGGCGCAGAAGCTCACCCGGCTGCTCGCGACCGAGGACATCGCCCTGTCCGCGGAGATCCGCGACGAGGACGACCAGGTCGACGAGCTGCACGCGAGCGTCTTCGACTTCGTGCTCGGCGAGACCTGGAAGGGCAACCCGATCGACACGGTCGACGCGACCCTGGCCTCGCGGTACCACGAGCGGTTCGCCGACCACGCGGTGTCGATCGCCAAGAAGGTCGAGTACCTGGCGACGGGCGACTGGACGGGTGCGGCGTCGGTGACGGTGTCCCCGGCCTGA
- a CDS encoding ATP-binding protein has protein sequence MAQVAIVVNGMPGSGKTTVGAALAEVLGCPFLSKDRIKEPLADLVGPMIASRPLGGIAMDTMWSMARAVENGVVLDAVWLPSRDRDRLEAGLTSAGSPRAVEVWCDVDRATAEERLRDRYDPGTVPVRHEVHGDLADLLAFWDEHGDAGPVALPGVPVVRVDTARPYDVGALVQEIASHFV, from the coding sequence ATGGCTCAGGTCGCGATCGTCGTCAACGGGATGCCCGGCTCCGGCAAGACCACGGTGGGGGCCGCCCTCGCCGAGGTGCTCGGGTGCCCCTTCCTGTCGAAGGACCGCATCAAGGAACCCCTCGCCGACCTCGTCGGTCCGATGATCGCTTCGCGTCCGCTCGGCGGCATCGCGATGGACACGATGTGGTCGATGGCGCGGGCCGTCGAGAACGGGGTCGTCCTCGACGCCGTCTGGCTCCCGTCACGTGACCGGGACCGCCTGGAGGCGGGGCTCACGTCCGCCGGGTCGCCCCGCGCCGTCGAGGTGTGGTGCGACGTCGACCGCGCGACCGCCGAGGAACGGCTGCGGGACCGCTACGACCCGGGCACCGTGCCGGTGCGCCACGAGGTGCACGGCGACCTCGCCGACCTGCTGGCCTTCTGGGACGAGCACGGCGACGCGGGCCCGGTCGCGCTGCCCGGCGTGCCCGTCGTCCGGGTGGACACGGCGCGGCCGTACGACGTCGGCGCCCTCGTGCAGGAGATCGCCTCGCACTTCGTCTGA
- a CDS encoding phosphoglyceromutase produces MTSTLVLLRHGNSDWNQKNLFTGWVDVRLSELGEKEAKRAGELIAGSGIVPDVLYTSLLTRAIQTADIALLEADLAWLPVKRDWRLNERHYGDLQGKDKAQTLEQYGEQQFMEWRRSFDVPPPPIADDAEFSQAGDRRYADLGDQLPRTESLKLVIDRLLPYWESDITKDLGAGKTVLVTAHGNSLRALVKHLDGISDDDIAALNIPTGIPLVYELDDDFRPTKPSYYLDPEAAAAGAAAVAAQGAKK; encoded by the coding sequence ATGACCTCCACGCTCGTCCTGCTCCGTCACGGCAACAGTGACTGGAACCAGAAGAACCTGTTCACCGGTTGGGTCGACGTCCGGCTCAGCGAGCTGGGCGAGAAGGAGGCGAAGCGCGCCGGCGAGCTCATCGCCGGGTCGGGCATCGTGCCGGACGTCCTGTACACGTCGCTCCTCACCCGTGCGATCCAGACCGCCGACATCGCCCTGCTCGAGGCCGACCTCGCATGGCTGCCGGTCAAGCGCGACTGGCGCCTCAACGAGCGCCACTACGGCGACCTCCAGGGCAAGGACAAGGCGCAGACGCTCGAGCAGTACGGCGAGCAGCAGTTCATGGAGTGGCGTCGCTCGTTCGACGTCCCGCCGCCCCCCATCGCCGACGACGCCGAGTTCTCGCAGGCCGGCGACCGCCGCTACGCCGACCTCGGCGACCAGCTGCCCCGGACCGAGTCGCTCAAGCTCGTGATCGACCGGCTGCTGCCCTACTGGGAGTCCGACATCACGAAGGACCTCGGCGCGGGCAAGACGGTCCTCGTCACGGCGCACGGCAACTCGCTGCGCGCGCTCGTGAAGCACCTCGACGGCATCTCCGACGACGACATCGCGGCCCTGAACATCCCGACGGGCATCCCGCTCGTGTACGAGCTCGACGACGACTTCCGTCCGACGAAGCCCTCGTACTACCTCGACCCCGAGGCTGCTGCCGCCGGTGCCGCCGCGGTCGCCGCGCAGGGCGCCAAGAAGTAG
- a CDS encoding SAM-dependent methyltransferase, translated as MPIGNVTRGTTGVNRLRRVDRWIASLPALRRSDDPLVADVGYGARPTTTLELRDRLARVRPDVEVTGIEIEPARVALANAGTRDGVTFRLGGFETPTPGKNRRPAVIRAFNVLRQYDESAVVDSWRIMQDRLQPGGALVEGTCNEVGRVASWVTLDEHAPHTFTVSLRLAGLDVPSVVAERLPKALIHRNVPGERVHAFLRDLDLAWAVAAPLGTYGPRQRWIATVHGMRDRGWPVLHGVSRWRLGELSVPWSAVAPA; from the coding sequence ATGCCCATCGGGAACGTCACGCGCGGGACCACGGGGGTCAACCGACTCCGCCGGGTCGACCGGTGGATCGCGTCGCTGCCGGCCCTCCGCCGCTCCGACGACCCGCTCGTGGCCGACGTCGGGTACGGCGCCCGGCCGACCACGACGCTCGAGCTGCGGGACCGGCTGGCCCGCGTCCGTCCCGACGTCGAGGTCACCGGGATCGAGATCGAACCGGCCCGGGTGGCCCTGGCGAACGCCGGCACCCGCGACGGTGTCACCTTCCGGCTCGGGGGCTTCGAGACACCGACCCCGGGGAAGAACCGCCGTCCCGCCGTGATCCGGGCGTTCAACGTGCTGCGGCAGTACGACGAGTCCGCCGTGGTCGACTCGTGGCGGATCATGCAGGACCGCCTGCAGCCGGGCGGGGCGCTCGTCGAGGGCACCTGCAACGAGGTCGGCCGGGTGGCGTCCTGGGTGACGCTCGACGAGCACGCGCCGCACACCTTCACGGTGTCGCTCCGGCTCGCCGGACTCGACGTCCCCTCGGTCGTGGCCGAACGGCTGCCCAAGGCACTCATCCACCGGAACGTGCCCGGGGAGCGGGTGCACGCGTTCCTCCGGGACCTCGACCTGGCCTGGGCGGTGGCGGCACCGCTCGGCACGTACGGCCCGCGGCAGCGGTGGATCGCGACGGTGCACGGGATGCGCGACCGCGGCTGGCCGGTGCTGCACGGGGTGTCCCGCTGGCGGCTCGGGGAGCTCAGCGTCCCGTGGTCGGCGGTCGCTCCGGCCTGA
- a CDS encoding folate-binding protein YgfZ, translating to MGVFADRLGFVGTDAGPAAHFGNPVGEQRALAAGRAVVELGLGVVTVTGPDRLSWLNSITSQLLTGLTPGTSTETLVLDASGRVEHAARVVDDGATTWLLTEADDAAPLAAWLTSMRFMLRVEVADRSGDFVTLGGFGTAVPADAVVEWADPWSSVTPGGWGYAALEAHPASDWTLRVAVVTPDAAAEVAASDVPVAGLLALEALRIAAWRPALSDVDERTIPHELDWLRSAVHLSKGCYRGQETVAKVHNLGRPPRRLVMLHLDGSDGVLPVPGTPVLDGDKEVGRLSAAALHHELGPVGLAVVKRSLDPTATLRLVVDDVVVTAAQETIVPTDAGATADVPRLPRLGAVRRS from the coding sequence ATGGGCGTCTTCGCCGACCGCCTCGGCTTCGTCGGCACGGACGCCGGCCCGGCAGCGCACTTCGGCAACCCCGTGGGCGAGCAGCGCGCACTGGCCGCCGGTCGTGCGGTCGTCGAACTCGGCCTCGGCGTCGTCACGGTCACCGGCCCGGACCGCCTGTCCTGGCTCAACTCGATCACCTCGCAGCTCCTGACCGGGCTCACACCCGGCACGTCGACCGAGACGCTCGTGCTCGACGCCTCCGGCCGCGTCGAGCACGCCGCGCGGGTCGTCGACGACGGTGCGACCACCTGGCTCCTCACCGAGGCGGACGACGCCGCACCGCTCGCCGCGTGGCTGACGTCGATGCGCTTCATGCTCCGCGTCGAGGTCGCGGACCGCTCGGGCGACTTCGTCACCCTCGGCGGCTTCGGCACGGCGGTCCCCGCCGACGCGGTCGTCGAGTGGGCCGACCCGTGGTCGTCCGTCACGCCCGGCGGGTGGGGCTACGCCGCCCTGGAGGCCCACCCCGCCTCCGACTGGACCCTCCGTGTCGCCGTGGTCACCCCGGACGCCGCTGCCGAGGTGGCCGCGTCCGACGTGCCCGTCGCGGGGCTCCTCGCGCTCGAGGCCCTGCGGATCGCGGCCTGGCGTCCCGCCCTGTCCGACGTCGACGAGCGGACGATCCCGCACGAGCTCGACTGGCTCCGCTCGGCCGTGCACCTGTCGAAGGGCTGCTACCGGGGCCAGGAGACCGTCGCGAAGGTGCACAACCTCGGTCGTCCGCCGCGGCGCCTCGTGATGCTGCACCTCGACGGGTCGGACGGGGTGCTGCCGGTCCCCGGGACGCCCGTGCTCGACGGTGACAAGGAGGTCGGTCGCCTCAGCGCCGCCGCCCTGCACCACGAGCTCGGACCGGTCGGACTCGCGGTCGTCAAGCGCTCGCTCGACCCGACCGCGACGCTGCGACTCGTCGTGGACGACGTGGTCGTGACCGCGGCGCAGGAGACCATCGTGCCGACCGACGCGGGCGCCACCGCCGACGTCCCGCGGCTGCCCCGGCTCGGAGCCGTCCGCCGCTCGTGA
- a CDS encoding FABP family protein — translation MIELPEGLAPELVPLSWLVGVWEGTGVVEYPVGDEDEPRKYEFGQRISFSHDGLPYLNYSSTSWLLDDEHTPLAAEMGYWRIDRPSEPGDRGPAMLLGDGPTPFTTVESVEALRNTTDGFDVEAAIIHPTGVNELYVGRVKKGRIDLATDAVMRSPNAKDYSAATRLYGLVEGKLFWAWDIAALGQQLTSHASGQLAKVD, via the coding sequence GTGATCGAACTCCCCGAGGGCCTCGCCCCCGAGCTCGTCCCGCTGTCCTGGCTCGTCGGCGTCTGGGAGGGCACCGGCGTGGTCGAGTACCCCGTCGGTGACGAGGACGAACCGCGCAAGTACGAGTTCGGGCAGCGCATCAGCTTCAGCCACGACGGCCTGCCCTACCTGAACTACTCCTCGACCAGCTGGCTCCTCGACGACGAGCACACGCCGCTGGCCGCCGAGATGGGCTACTGGCGCATCGACCGACCCAGCGAACCGGGCGACCGCGGCCCGGCGATGCTGCTCGGCGACGGCCCGACCCCGTTCACCACGGTCGAGAGCGTCGAGGCGCTGCGGAACACGACCGACGGATTCGACGTCGAGGCCGCGATCATCCACCCCACCGGCGTCAACGAGCTCTACGTGGGCCGCGTCAAGAAGGGTCGCATCGACCTCGCGACCGACGCCGTGATGCGCTCGCCGAACGCCAAGGACTACTCCGCCGCGACGCGCCTGTACGGCCTCGTCGAGGGCAAGCTCTTCTGGGCCTGGGACATCGCCGCGCTCGGGCAGCAGCTCACCTCGCACGCCTCGGGGCAGCTCGCGAAGGTCGACTGA
- a CDS encoding response regulator transcription factor: MAQLLVLTSAAPGDVLPSLGLLSHRIRHVPAEAAQLVNAPQSDLMFVDARTDLVSAKALCKILATSGSTTPIVLVVTEGGLTAVNSEWNVDDVVLETAGPAEVDARIRLTTGRASKNPSGSKIQASGVVIDEASYSAKVRGRPLDLTFKEFELLRFFASHPSRVFTREQLLSEVWGYDYFGGTRTVDVHVRRLRAKLGDLESLIGTVRNVGYRFNVYDDEADRLAAR; encoded by the coding sequence GTGGCCCAGCTCCTGGTACTCACCTCGGCCGCGCCCGGCGACGTCCTGCCGAGCCTCGGCCTGCTGAGCCACCGGATCCGTCACGTCCCGGCCGAGGCCGCGCAGCTCGTGAACGCCCCGCAGAGCGACCTCATGTTCGTGGACGCCCGGACCGACCTCGTGAGCGCCAAGGCGCTGTGCAAGATCCTCGCCACGAGCGGCTCGACGACACCGATCGTGCTCGTGGTCACCGAGGGCGGGCTGACCGCGGTCAACAGCGAGTGGAACGTCGACGACGTCGTGCTCGAGACCGCCGGCCCCGCCGAGGTCGACGCGCGCATCCGCCTCACCACGGGCCGCGCGTCGAAGAACCCGTCCGGCTCGAAGATCCAGGCCTCGGGCGTCGTCATCGACGAGGCGAGCTACTCCGCCAAGGTGCGCGGACGGCCGCTCGACCTGACGTTCAAGGAGTTCGAGCTCCTGCGGTTCTTCGCGAGCCACCCCTCCCGGGTCTTCACGCGCGAACAGCTGCTCAGCGAGGTCTGGGGCTACGACTACTTCGGCGGCACCCGCACGGTCGACGTGCACGTCCGACGCCTGCGCGCCAAGCTCGGTGACCTCGAGTCGCTCATCGGCACCGTGCGCAACGTGGGCTACCGCTTCAACGTGTACGACGACGAGGCCGACCGGCTGGCGGCCCGCTAG
- the mshD gene encoding mycothiol synthase → MLAVVELLAAASAAAGEAPPFSDQTLVDVRAGRATVLGDDRGVAVVRDGELELVVAREARGRGVGTALVTQALALGGGAADGAAPDDAAADDVAVGSTAAPGSGSTTGSASASGAATGTGTASAPRLAWAHGDHPAARALAARHGWTAVRTLLQLRAPIADEPSDPGLPDGCSLSAFRPGEPEDEDAWLQLNAAAFAHHPEQGRMTLEDLRAREAEPWFSGDDLLLLRDADGALVGSCWLKVEDGIGEFYAVAVRPDQQGRGLGGVLMRAGAARLVGRGLEAAALYVEGDNVPALALYQRSGFTQHAVDVQYGAPSGR, encoded by the coding sequence GTGCTCGCGGTCGTCGAGCTCCTCGCCGCCGCGTCGGCGGCGGCCGGCGAGGCACCCCCGTTCTCCGACCAGACCCTGGTCGACGTGCGCGCCGGCCGCGCGACGGTGCTCGGCGACGATCGCGGGGTCGCGGTGGTCCGTGACGGTGAGCTCGAACTCGTGGTCGCCCGGGAGGCCCGTGGCCGCGGCGTCGGGACGGCGCTCGTCACGCAGGCGCTCGCCCTGGGCGGCGGGGCCGCGGACGGCGCGGCACCGGACGACGCGGCCGCTGACGACGTGGCCGTCGGCAGCACCGCTGCACCAGGGTCCGGGTCCACGACCGGGTCCGCGTCCGCGTCCGGGGCTGCGACCGGGACCGGGACCGCTTCCGCGCCGCGGCTCGCGTGGGCGCACGGTGACCACCCCGCCGCGCGGGCCCTGGCGGCGCGTCACGGCTGGACCGCGGTGCGGACGCTGCTGCAGCTCCGGGCGCCGATCGCCGACGAACCGAGCGACCCCGGTCTGCCCGATGGTTGTTCCCTGTCGGCGTTCCGCCCCGGGGAGCCCGAGGACGAGGACGCCTGGCTGCAGCTGAACGCCGCCGCCTTCGCGCACCACCCCGAGCAGGGCCGGATGACCCTCGAGGACCTCCGTGCCCGCGAGGCCGAGCCGTGGTTCTCGGGGGACGACCTGCTGCTCCTCCGCGACGCCGACGGCGCACTGGTCGGGTCGTGCTGGCTCAAGGTCGAGGACGGCATCGGCGAGTTCTACGCCGTGGCCGTCCGCCCGGACCAGCAGGGACGCGGACTCGGCGGCGTGCTGATGCGCGCCGGTGCCGCACGACTGGTCGGGCGCGGGCTCGAGGCAGCGGCGCTGTACGTCGAGGGTGACAACGTCCCGGCACTCGCCCTGTACCAGCGGTCGGGTTTCACACAGCACGCGGTCGACGTCCAGTACGGGGCGCCCTCCGGCCGGTAA
- a CDS encoding serine/threonine-protein kinase: protein MAEDGQAQHGQAQYGRGEPLGASYRLVDLLGTGATGEVWRAEHTATGEHVAAKLLRAELAADPAIVERFVRERTVLLGLQHPSIVRVRDLVVEGDRLAIVMDLVGGGSARDLLAASGTLPPRDALTIAAETLDALAAAHAQDVTHRDVKPDNVLLADGWAPGATGLVRVSDFGIASVVADRERTTTGLLGTPQYMAPESISHGRSGPAADVYGAGVMLYELLAGRTPFAGPGTDFAVAYRHVTSDPPRLEVPDALWSTLSALLAKDPGARPAATEAAATLRRLARALSDAPALAPATDPDSFAEVERPATVVRGARPDQDAAAVAPVAADLGPAPDLGTAGSETVIRPLARPPLPAVREPETPERRRWQRPDWLTNRMVGLGALGVVLVAALVVGGVVWLPGALGGRDRPGGAATAQAGSAYQQDRPLPTGLATTRKATIDPERGTVQVAITYAAQSVPLRGDLLEVLPGVDDRADCPAVTWSGEGVSGARNQPSLTGVDARCSWTVSDVVVPADQELTVEATVALRGVTDQAALQQWLDTAGAATTEAVTDRSVAGTAYPVQRLQGIEVRTPDRTVSQTTLPVTLVPVWPSGADDLNPLYRSPASGAPSQMLTDVAGGESGVRFSDGCSGALAVSSDGLVVTALSVAPSCTVRATVGNFRDLESSPFGITTRDQA, encoded by the coding sequence GTGGCTGAAGACGGCCAGGCGCAGCACGGTCAGGCGCAGTACGGCCGCGGCGAGCCGCTCGGCGCCTCGTACCGCCTGGTCGACCTGCTCGGCACCGGTGCCACCGGCGAGGTCTGGCGCGCCGAGCACACCGCGACCGGCGAGCACGTCGCCGCCAAGCTCCTCCGTGCCGAGCTCGCCGCCGACCCGGCGATCGTCGAACGATTCGTCCGGGAGCGCACCGTGCTGCTCGGACTGCAGCACCCCTCGATCGTGCGCGTCCGCGACCTCGTGGTCGAGGGCGACCGGCTCGCGATCGTCATGGACCTGGTCGGCGGGGGTTCGGCGCGCGACCTGCTCGCCGCGTCCGGCACCCTGCCCCCGCGCGACGCCCTGACCATCGCGGCGGAGACGCTCGACGCGCTGGCGGCAGCACACGCGCAGGACGTCACCCACCGTGACGTCAAGCCCGACAACGTCCTGCTCGCGGACGGGTGGGCTCCCGGAGCGACCGGACTCGTCCGGGTGTCGGACTTCGGCATCGCGTCGGTGGTCGCCGACCGGGAGCGCACCACCACCGGGCTGCTCGGGACGCCGCAGTACATGGCGCCCGAGTCGATCAGCCACGGCCGGTCCGGTCCCGCCGCCGACGTCTACGGCGCCGGGGTCATGCTCTACGAACTCCTCGCGGGCCGCACGCCGTTCGCCGGGCCCGGCACCGACTTCGCGGTCGCGTACCGGCACGTGACCAGCGACCCGCCCCGGCTCGAGGTCCCCGACGCGCTGTGGTCGACGCTGTCCGCGCTGCTCGCGAAGGACCCCGGTGCCCGTCCGGCCGCGACCGAGGCCGCCGCGACCCTGCGTCGCCTCGCACGAGCCCTGTCGGACGCCCCCGCGCTCGCCCCGGCCACCGACCCGGACTCCTTCGCCGAGGTCGAGCGACCCGCCACCGTCGTCCGGGGCGCCCGACCCGACCAGGACGCAGCGGCGGTCGCTCCCGTCGCCGCGGACCTCGGTCCGGCCCCCGACCTCGGCACCGCCGGCTCCGAGACCGTCATCCGGCCGCTCGCGCGTCCCCCGCTCCCCGCCGTCCGGGAGCCCGAGACTCCCGAACGTCGTCGGTGGCAGCGCCCGGACTGGTTGACGAACCGGATGGTCGGGCTCGGTGCCCTCGGCGTGGTGCTCGTCGCGGCCCTCGTCGTCGGTGGCGTCGTCTGGCTGCCCGGTGCCCTCGGCGGGCGCGACCGTCCCGGCGGCGCAGCGACCGCGCAGGCCGGCAGCGCGTACCAGCAGGACCGGCCGCTGCCCACCGGACTCGCCACGACCCGCAAGGCCACGATCGACCCCGAGCGCGGCACCGTCCAGGTCGCGATCACCTACGCCGCGCAGTCGGTCCCGTTGCGGGGCGACCTGCTCGAGGTGCTGCCCGGCGTCGACGACCGGGCCGACTGCCCCGCGGTGACCTGGAGCGGCGAGGGGGTCTCCGGCGCGCGGAACCAGCCCTCGCTGACGGGGGTCGACGCGCGTTGCTCGTGGACCGTGTCCGACGTGGTCGTGCCCGCCGACCAGGAGCTCACCGTCGAGGCGACCGTCGCGCTGCGCGGGGTCACCGACCAGGCGGCGCTGCAGCAGTGGCTCGACACCGCCGGGGCGGCCACCACCGAGGCGGTGACCGACCGCTCCGTCGCCGGCACGGCCTACCCGGTGCAACGTCTGCAGGGCATCGAGGTGCGGACCCCCGACCGCACCGTCAGCCAGACGACGCTGCCCGTGACGCTCGTGCCGGTGTGGCCGAGCGGCGCGGACGACCTCAACCCGCTGTACCGCAGTCCGGCGAGCGGGGCGCCGTCGCAGATGCTCACCGACGTGGCCGGTGGGGAGTCCGGCGTGCGGTTCTCCGACGGGTGCTCGGGCGCGCTCGCGGTGTCGTCGGACGGGCTCGTCGTCACCGCACTGTCGGTGGCGCCGTCGTGCACCGTGCGGGCGACCGTGGGGAACTTCCGCGACCTCGAGAGCTCGCCGTTCGGGATCACGACGCGCGACCAGGCGTAG